AAGTTTACTAAAACTTTAAATGCTTGTGTcggaatgaacatgagacgtaccttcaagagcaccgtaaatataagggccctctcttatgaaatcCTCATAGTAAAGGGTAGATTCTGGAAGGgtttatgcccgaaatcaaaagcTATCGGATGAAAATATACCTCAATCTTTAACAAACTAAACACAAAGGGAATATTTTTGCACAACACTTAAGCAAAAAaatctttatttatttctcaAGTGCCAAACTCAGTAAGAGATTTGGCACAATTACAAAAtacaaaggaaaaagaagaagttatacATCGTTGCCCCCATAACCCGAAGGGAGAGATGGATCTATATTTCCCCCGGTAGAGGAAGGCGGATTCACTACCGGTTCAGGATCTTCGTCTTTTTCAGTATCCCCTTCTTTTCCCGAGTACTAGAAACCAGTACTCGAAGAGTCAGCCGCAATGGGCTGAACAGGAAGATTTTGGCGAGCAGATAACTCCAGCTCCCTAGCTTAGGCAATGCAATTGTCTATGTTAGAAATGTCCACTTTGGCCTCCTCCAAGGTTTTCCTCCTCATATGATATATATCATATGTCTTCTAAAAAATGAGGGAGTCATCTTGTTCTTGGAGTTTGGATTGAAGCTTATCGACCTCGGCCCGGAGCTCTTCCCTTTAAGATTTCATGGCACTGAGGCGAGAGTCGAGCTCAACATTTGTAGTTGAGTGAATCCGGTTTTGATCCATGGCCTTCTTAAGCCTCTCTTCCGTTCGGGACCTCTTCTCCTCGGCAACATTGGCCTCCTCGGTTTTGGAGTTTAAGTTTGCCTTCAAATTATTTGTTTGCTCCTCACAGGCAGACTCGCGCTCAGCAGCAGGAAGCGCAGCGTCATGAAGCTCGGCCCACTTAGCCTTGGCCTCTTGAAGCTTTTCGTGCAATTGAGCAGCTTCTTGACTATGGGCCATTTTATCTTGCTCGCTCTGctgcaaccgagcctcgagctcgcCCATCTCAGCAGCTTTTGCCTCCAGTATCGGGAGGCGCGCAACAAGTTGGTTTCTCTtggccaaaagttgatcccgctcGGAAGCGAGTCCTTGCTTGTCAAGAGTCAACCTTTGTAGGCCTTCAGAACCAAGAAAATTGGCATGCAAGAAAGAATATCAAAGTTAGGATTTCCATTGCAACAGGTGAATATAAAAGAAAATACGAGGAAACCAGTACGGTACATGCGCCGCGCTGTGCATGGCATTGTTTATCAGGCACTTCCCAAAAAGGGAGAGCATTTTCTTCCAATCTTTCCCCGAAGCCAATGACTTTAGATAATTCGCAAGCTCCACCGACTTGGACGAAACATGGCACTCTTTTGAAGCCGAAAGAGTGGCACTTCTCCTCCCTCGAGTATCTGGGGAAGGGTTGAATAATCATGCCCCAAATTCCCGTAGACGGGAGACCGTGGAGGGTATGCATTCCTTTCTCGATTGTCTATTGTCGGTGGATGAGCGGCTGGTGTCGGTGGACGTGAACCCATTGGTGTGGAAGGTGAAGAAACAGCGGTGGTAGAATGGTTGATTATTATTTGCTTAGTGGTCGAAGGCAAAAGAGGCCCAGGGTCCAAAACTCCTTGGACCGGAGACAACATTGGGGACTGGAAAGCGAGAATCAACATTGTCTACCAGGTCCATCTCACCCCAAAGTGCTTGGGTTTCTTTTGCGGTTGGATTTTGAAGCTCTATCGGCTGAGCATCCCGTTGAGCTGATAAagatcttttttcttctttgaagggAAGCCTCTTTATCACTGGCCTCCCCGTCATCGACAACAACCACTGTGGTCGGCTCGGATGGTGTTTTCTTTCGTTTCTTCTCCTGAGTCCCAGCTGAGGAAGGGCGTTTTCTCTTCGATTTCTTGCCCTTGGACTGGGGACACCGAGTAGAGGCGTCCTCACTAGAAGCAGATCTGCGAGCACTGCTTCGAGCAAGGGCACTTTGCAGCACCCTCCTGGCTTCTTCGAGGTCAACTTAGGCGTCGACCTCGGGGCAGACGACAGAGCCCATCGAAAGCCCTGTATCAAGCAAAAAATGGAGTTAGCAACTTTTCTCATGAAATTACCTAagttcgtgcaaagataaaaggTCTCTAATTAAACTTTGATCATTCATTTTAGTAGGTTCACATAATTTCCAATTATCTTGACTTCCACAAAAAAGTCAATATGCAACAATCCACATTAATCTATCACAAAAATTATACTTTTTCCATTAATGCATACTTATATACTCAGTTTTGTTCTAATGTATACTTATTTACTCAAGGATTTTATGAAGTAGTGTATAACATCACTCATGCATATAAGTATACATTTTCACAATCTTACCACAGACCAAAAACAGCTAGAATCACGAGACAATTCATACTTCACAGATTCTTCTTCaccaaaaccctaaaccctagtACTGCTCGGCGCTCGACACATTATGGCGACGAATAGTCCGAACCTAGAGTGCCGAATGTACGAGGCCAAGTATCCTGAGGTGGACCAAGCGGTAATGATACAGGTCAAGAGCATGGCTGATAGTGGCGCCTATGTTTCCCTTCTCGAGTACAATAACATTGAAGGAATGATCCTTTTCTCCGAGCTCTCTCGCCGTCGAATTAGGAGTATCAGTAGTCTCATTAAAGTTGGCCGAATCGAGCCCGTTATGGTTCTTAGGGTTGACCATGAGAGAGGTTATATTGATCTTAGTAAGCGAAGGGTTTCTGAGGAAGATATTCAGGGTTGTGAGGAAAGGTACAATAAGAGCAAGCTTATTCATTCCATTATGCGCCACGTTGCTGAAACtatgaacatcgatttggaggtTAGCTACTTGTTATGTTAAGTTTCTTCGGTTCGTGTTGAATTTAATTGGTTATGGAGAAATTACTTGTGAATATGGATATGTTGTTGAAGTGTAATGTAAGTAGAAATTGACTGTTTTGTTATTCGGCATTATTTCAAAACTCATCCAAATCACCATTTGGCATGCTGTCCAAATTATGGAAAATGAAGTGTTTGCAGGTGTTATGGCAATTGTATCTgaaattgagttttgagtatAAAGGATGAATGACTAAAATCACCTTTCCTTTCAATTTCTCAATACACTAAATAGTCAAGCACATAGCGTAGCCAGGGATGCTAACAAGGGAttcaaaaaaatgcaaaaaggcTATACCTAGAAGCTTCCCTTAGATTAAGAGGATTcaatagtttatatatatacaattattTTTTATACTTGCACAATATAGTTTCGGACTATCCTTACTTTTAGCTCCGCCACTGGTCAAGCATATGATGAAAAATATTTGTCTTCTAGCAAGAATTTAGAGGGAGCTTGGTTCTTTGTGCCAAGTCTTGTATTCGTACCATGGTACTAAGTGATCACAAACGGAAGCAAAAACCTGGATAGTGTAGAAAAACAAGGAAATGGAAGATAGAAGTTAGACACAAAATTAATTTGAATCTAATAGAAATTAGGATAAAGAAACCCTAATAACCTTTAAGCCCAGTTAAGAATGCACCTAACTATGAGATCCTCAAGAGATTGATTACTCTTGCAAATTCCGGGCAAAGGTTAATATGCAATTAAGCAATTCACAACCAAATCGCTTACCAATTAACGCTAAGTGCTTACTAATCAAAGCAATTgaagaaagcagtaaaggaatTAAAAGCTTAAACTCATAAATGcataaatgtaaaggaaaggaTAAATGGCATCATTGTCTTTGTTCATTGAAATCTAAACCTATGAAGTACCAAGAATTGACAATTTGTACTCTAGCTATTTTAGGTATAAGTAATTCCTAAAATAGCCCTAAGGAGTGGCTTAAGGTGTAATTTAACCACTTTGGAAAAAAATCAGAATCTGGCCCGTCTTCAGAGCGCTTAGAGGTGTGTGAACGTGCTTCAATGTGGCCCTCCTGCACAATTGTGCTGTGCAATGTCCTCCCAGTCTGAGCTCCAGTCATCCTTCTGCGCAATTGTGTCCACAGGTGCCGATCGCGCTGAAAATCCTTCAGGCCTTCTTGTGCGATCGCTATATGCTTCCGCAATCGCAATAAATGAGCTTCAGCTCCAGTTCCAGCAATCTGCCACAGCTCCTCCATGTCTTCTTCTTCAGTTCCCATCTCTGTTGGAGGTCCTTCCTTGTATTCTAGCAATGTGTAATAAGTCAAAGACCTCTCCATGACATCCTTGGTGGCGTCCATCTTGGAGATCAACAACCCGAGCACTTGAAGCTCCTTTGCTTGGCTCCTTGTGAAGGGTCTTGAAGGTGCATGTGTAGTCACTGAGTAATCAGAGGAGTTTACTTTATTTATTACCTACATTTTAGTGACAATTTGAGTTAATTGCCACATTAAGCGTTCAGGTTCTCATTTTGTTTGCCGGATACTGCTAATGGATCCCATGTTAAGGCTCCATGTTGTTTCAGAATCATAGGATGCAAAATTTATTGTTGTGCATTTTGAAACCGTGATGTAATTTCATTTCTTTGGGGAGTCGATGAGGAGTAAGACAAAAATTGTGCTGCTACTGCAATTTGTTGTGCCTAATGTTGTGCAGTGCAATTTAAAGAACATATATTGGAGGATGAAACTGTTCTATTGGGTGTATGTTTGGCACAGGCTGGGTGGTGGGGAGAGCATTGACAAATTTCAAATAAGTTAGCGTTCAGAGGAAGAAATCAATTGTTTGAGTAGGGCAAGTGAGAGGGAAGATTTTGACTACCACCACATATCATTTTGCTATCTACATACGAGAATTTAGCAATTACCCTGCCCCTACTACTCCGTAATGTGTTGACATGATACCATATGCCGTGCTCTGCTGCTTTATTTCTACTTCCTGTTTGTCCTCAgttttgttatatttttgagttatGGTACTGTGGTCTACCTAGATCTCTGAGGCATTGTGCCTTATCATATCTCTCCTAATATTTAACTCGAACTTATGATACGACCTTCGCTGGAACAACATAAAGACCTGGTTGGTCCCCTTCTAGAGTCACCGAGGGAAATGATTCTTGATTGGGAAAAAACTTGGCACTTTTTTTGTATCCGTTTTGCGAATCAGGTTCCAAGTGAGAGATACCAAAAGAAAGGGAGCGTGCTTTAGGACACTAGCTGGCATTTACTTGGGCTCATTTCAAGTCCCCTgcttcaaaattaaaataacagAGAAACATCATGACTGTTTTCATTTGTTTGATGAAGCAAATTGATGCTGGATCAGAGGAAGTGCAATGTGGAAACTGTTTATTTATATGCCCCTTGTTTTTGCTAAGCACTTTTTGCTGCTTTGGTTTTAACAGCAATGTCCATTTCGAAGCATGAGGCTAATTCCTAGCACCATgcttcaaaattaaaataacagAGATATCTggtggatttttttttgaattaatagAGAAGCATCTTgactgttttcttttctttctgctGGATTGGTTGCTGGGAGCATTGTTCAAAGTATCATCGTAATTTACTGGTCAGGGAGGTGTTGCAGATTAAACTGTTCTATTTGCTTTCTTTTCTGAACGCAAGCATTGTTTGTGCATGATCTACTTTCTGCTCTGTGCTATTATGCTCAGATCAATTCTTTTTTCTTGAAGCTGTCCAGATCTTTAGAATTTCTTCTCTCGAATTTCGATTAATCATCTGATCTGTTTATTGCAGGACCTTTATGTCCATGTTGGTTGGCCTTTATACAGAAAATATGGTCATGCTATTGAGGTGAGAATTGGTATCTGTTTCCAATCTCCCTTTTTTTCTCTAACGACTATCAAGATTTGTCATTTGTAGATTTCTTGGTTTTGATTCCCAGGCATTCAAACTAATTGTCAACGATCCAGATCCAATCCTTAATTCCCTCACCCGTGAAATTAAAGAAACTGGCCCCGACGGGCAGGAGGTAGTCTTTTGTCATATCATTTTCTAGGTTAGTTTCTTCCATTGGTGTTAAAATGATGTATACTGTCTTATTCTTCCAAAGGTTACTAAGGTGGTTCCTGCTCTATCAGAGAAAGTTAAAGATGTATTAGTCAAGAACATTAGGAGGAGGATGACCCCACAACCGTTGAAGATCCGAGCAGATATTGAGATGAAATGTTTTCAGTTTGATGGTGTTATTCACATTAAGGTTATTAAAGTTGGAATCATTTTTTCATGTGATTATTTATTTCTTCAACCTATTGTCAACACTTGTAGAGGGCATAGTTTTTTTGAACATTGACTACTTAAATTTGCACTGATGGTTTATTAACCATCTGATTCAGGAAGCAATGCGTAAAGCTGAAGCTGCCGGTAATCAGGATTGCCCAGTTAAAATTAAACTTGTTGCGCCTCCAGTATATGTGCTGAACGCTCAGACTCTTGACAAGGTAATAGACTGCTGTATGTAATTGTTGGCATCTTGTTTGTTGCCTGATGAAATGTTGTGTGTTTTACCAGATAATGACTGAATGGTGTTATATTGTGCATGAGTACTGTTTATGTTCTTTGTTTTCTACTGAGCGTGTGCGGCATTGCGACATTTCTTTGTTGCTGCTTACAAGTGATTTTTTAAGGAAAACTTgataaagaaaaagtaaaattttgaGGAATTAAGGATGGTCGCTTAAAGGGCTTTGAGTTTCTACCAGATGTTTGAGTTAAGACTCTATCTACTTGCCTTCAGTGAGAAGTAGCTGAAAGCATACTTGTTGCCATCCCTTAATGAGTTTCTAGGAGAAATTTATTGAGTCTATATTCCATATGTTATTACTGCTTCACCAAAATAGCTTGGGGGAAGACCTTttcacaaaaaaagaagaagaagaaatttctcCAAAATAAAAAACGaaccttataaaaaaaaaaaggcttGGGAAGACTCTCTAGCCTCCTCAATGCTCCCTCTCATTCCTAGTAATTCTGTTGACAACAAACAAGGATGTCTCTCTTAGTGATCTGCTCGgtgtactttttttttttgtgaagctCTACAGCTGGACTTCTTTTGCTTGCTAGAATTCTGCAAAGAccatctcttatatattgttatATCTCTCCTTTACAGGGACTTTGCCAACTATCCTTTTGTTCTGTATTAAAAGAAAAGATGTTAAAATGATAATGGGTTTCAGGATAGTGAACCTGCCCAGAATCTCTAGAGTAGGACGGAATAAGAAGGAAATCAATCACAAAGGGAAAAATAAGCAGCTTAATCTGCTCATCCGCTTCCACCATTTATCACTTTCCATATGCTGCTAACTCTGGCAAATCAGATTATCAAAGGCTAAAGGGTAAAAAGCTCTAACACTTGTTAGGGCTTTAAGTATGAAGCACTTAAAGTGTCCACTTTATTGAAGGAAAAGTGCGTAAATGAGGAAATAATTGAAATATACATGTGATGcaagaaaaactaattaaacaAAAAAGCACATAAGGATGTGGCATAGGGTGTACAAACCTTGGAGACCAGAGTTCAAATCTCATCAGAGATAAAAAAattactaggtgatttcttcccatctgacTAAGTGCTGGTGGGCAAGGTCACCTGGCGGGATGTAGAAGGTACCcggtggaatagtcgaggtgcaCACAAGCTAGCCGGGCAGTGGGCACCATCgttattaaaaaaaactaaaataataacaataattataTGGAAGAGTGGATTTAAAAGATTACCATTAAGTGGTATGAAGTATGCATAAGAAAACGGAATACTAATCATGTAAATACTAATCTTGTAAATCAAGTTCAGAAATCATTTACAATTTATTATTTAGATGCAAATATACAATTTTAAGTTTCTAACTCAAATTTAGTGACCAGATATATGGTACttcaattaaattttaattttctattctaaTTTGTTAACAAATATATTCTTAGTTTCCCCAATAACTACATATCACTTCGTCagctatatttatatttaagaaaatagCAGCTTTGGTCCCTTAATTTTTGGGTTATTCTAATTTTGCTTCCTGTATAACTTTGCTGAGCACATCTGACCTTCAATTACACCATAATTGCAGTTTGGTCCAATTATGAACAGTAATAGACAAATGTTAATTTCTACCTTGTGCAATTCGTGAATTATGAGAAAAATTATAGCTACAGACAAAATAGAAAAGCTTTTTCTTAATTATTGAAGAAGAGGACCAAGGTACTGGAGCCCAAAGGGTGGGAAGTAGAAGGGAGAAACCTTGATAGATCATGGATCAAACTAATGGAAGTTAAGATCATGGATCGCCTTTCTAGAGAAGCTTGTGGAGGAGCGCATCAAGGTGGAGGAGTTGATGCTGCTGCTTGAGTAAGACATTGTTTACAATTTTGTCAGCGATTCAAATCTTTTGCACTTTTGACCAGTTAAATGGAGAAAATGGGACTAGTCAAAGAAATGGAAAAAAACTCAAAAAGGCATGAAGCACTCCAACAGCAAACTCTTTAACTGAAAGCAAGAGTGATACCAAAATCCAATTCAGTATAAGcaaaataaattgagaaaaaggaATCTACTTTGCTATCAAAGCCATAGAGTTCACTAAAAGTCAAACAAAAGTCACAACCAAAATGCAGAACGGCATACTTCAAAATCCAACTTCACTATACCCATCTGCAGTCTTCTTCCTCGGCTGATAGAGGAATTCTACTTACATTTATCCTTGATTTTCTTCAGATTTTTTGCTCTGTTAAGGCTGCTTTGATTGTTTtattgttttcttcttcctcttttttccaAGCAAAATATTTTATCGATTTCATTAGGGGCTTTTGGGGTGTAGAAGTAGATGCCTCTCATGGTCATGATTACTCCACTGGTTTTGGTTTCTAGATTAACTCCTTTTGGCATCTTTAGCGGACGAAAGAGGGGCTATACTTGGTTTTCACCAAATTGTGAAGAAAACATTGAAGATTAAACGTAATTTGATATACGCTGCAAGAGATCGCCAGTGACTTCTTCCTAAAACCCTAGCTAATAGAAGAATGAGAGATCCAGCTATGATTATTTCTCttaataccaaaattatcctaGTACAAATTATCCTCAGCCTACTTTGATTGATAATTGGACCAAGGTCGTACCTATAATTGAATTGAATTTAATTCAAGGTTGTACCAGTGGAGTAACAGAAGGATCAACAGTGGAATAAACCAATGTACTAAGCAGAATAACTAAAGGACCAACCCTGGAATAAACCAAGTTAGTGTATTGGATACTGTGGTCGATGATCCACTAGCATGGAGTAGGGAAATTGTAGAACAGCTTCTCTATTCTGCATACCGCCAAAAAGACTTTATGTAATGTCTAATTGTGGTTCTATTGCTGTTTAGGCTCTTATATGTACTGCCATGCCTACACATGAAAACAGAAAAAGAGAGAAGTTAACACAATTGTATATTCTGaccttctcaaaaaaaataaaaaattacaggCTTGTATAATGTTTCATTTTGCCACAAAACTCTCATTGCAATGTCCAATCTAGCCATTGtcttataaattaattatttttctttttattgccTTTTTTATATGCTTTCTAGATGTCCAGTTTCTTCTCTGTTGTTGCAGTTCAGTATATATGATTAAGacgtgttatcaaaggcgaaaagcgcaaaaaatctctaaggcTTGTTgaggctttaagcgcaaagcacaaataaagcgtgagctttaatgaaaaaaggcACAACGGgaggaaaaagtaaaaatatgtatatgtagtccaagacgaataattataagcatgaataacaaatatatggacaaaaaaattgaagaaaaaataacGATAAAGTGAAATAAGTGTCGCATTTTCAGGATtacactcattggcaaggaaaatatgccttagagccttgatgcgaTACGGAAGCGCCCGCAAAGCGAGGCAAAGCGCTCCACATGTTTTGAGCCTCTCTttagggcttaagcgcgcctttgacaacaATGTGATTAAGTGGGTCCCTTGAACTCCCTTATAAATACTTTTAAATACATAACTTAGACTTGAAATTCAGAAAATTTATGTTCATTTTGCCTTCCTTTTTACTCATTAGTTTCTTTAATATTCTTTTGTTTGTGAAAATTTATGTTCATTTTGCCTTCCTTTTTACTCATTAGTTTCTTTAATATTCTTTTGTTGCAAAGCATACTTTCAGGGCATGAATGTTGACTGGTACCATTGAAAATAAGTCACAGAAAGGGGGAAAACAGGGACAAAAGAAAATTAATAGATTGTGAGTTTGTGACGGATTGGTTGCAAAAATTCTGCTTCGTAATAGCGTCAGACAGTCTAGGCTCCTGCTATTGAATTGTTTGGAAGAATCACACTCACTCTTAAGAGTGGTGCTCTCCATAAATCACTCCAAATGCTGCAGCAAAAAGTTAAACAGTGTAGTGGTTGTGCATTGCATTGTTCAGAAGAACTTTGCAAATGCTAAAGAGTGTCACTCTCTTTGGTGCGGCACTTGGATTGTGATTTGCTATTTCTACAGTATTGAGGATTCACAGAGTTTATGTGTTTGATTTATGAAGCATTTAATCTGTAATTATGTCTTGCCCTATAATTTTCTTGCCTCTTAAATTTATGTCAAATTTCAAATAGAATACAAATTTCAGATGACAATATGTACTTTATTTCTTGGAGCAGGAGCAAGGTATAGCTGTCCTCAGTAAAGCAATTGCGGCTTGCACCCAGGAAATAGAACGGCATAAAGGAAAACTTACAGTCAAGGAGGCCCCTCGAGCGGTGAGAGATTTTTGTTCATTAAAACTGTTTTATATTCCAATTATAGTCATGC
This DNA window, taken from Nicotiana tabacum cultivar K326 chromosome 4, ASM71507v2, whole genome shotgun sequence, encodes the following:
- the LOC107816022 gene encoding eukaryotic translation initiation factor 2 subunit alpha homolog encodes the protein MATNSPNLECRMYEAKYPEVDQAVMIQVKSMADSGAYVSLLEYNNIEGMILFSELSRRRIRSISSLIKVGRIEPVMVLRVDHERGYIDLSKRRVSEEDIQGCEERYNKSKLIHSIMRHVAETMNIDLEDLYVHVGWPLYRKYGHAIEAFKLIVNDPDPILNSLTREIKETGPDGQEVTKVVPALSEKVKDVLVKNIRRRMTPQPLKIRADIEMKCFQFDGVIHIKEAMRKAEAAGNQDCPVKIKLVAPPVYVLNAQTLDKEQGIAVLSKAIAACTQEIERHKGKLTVKEAPRAVSEREDKLLAEQMAKLGRENEERSGDEDSEEEEDTGMGEIDLEKSGTGITD